A window of the Buchnera aphidicola (Pterocallis alni) genome harbors these coding sequences:
- the sucB gene encoding dihydrolipoyllysine-residue succinyltransferase has product MNQINILIPELPESIHQATIINWHKQVGEIITQDEILLDIETEKVVLEIPASINGVLKEILYPVGSIVTGKQIVGYIQKTKHIVQNKIYPKIIPSNNIKKNNYINNNNEKYTFSPSARRMYSNKDTDFLTDTNNIIDNISNNCNDNHKKKKENIIKVPMSHIRKKIAEKLLNTRNKTAMLTTFNEVNMQSIIHIKNKYSQIFQEIHHIKLGFMSFIIKAVLESLKIFPILHAQIDKDNIIYNKSFDINIAVSTKKGLITPVIKKVDKMSMADIEKKIKYFIEKGNEGKLELSDLVGGNFTITNGGVFGSLLSTPMINFPQSAILGMHAIKDRVIAIEKKIKIVPMMYLALSYDHRLIDGKEAIGFLNKIKNILEDFSRILLNI; this is encoded by the coding sequence ATGAATCAAATTAATATTTTAATACCAGAATTACCGGAATCGATTCATCAAGCTACTATTATTAATTGGCATAAACAAGTAGGAGAAATAATTACACAGGATGAAATATTATTAGATATCGAAACAGAAAAAGTAGTTTTAGAAATACCTGCATCTATTAATGGAGTATTAAAAGAAATATTATATCCAGTAGGGTCGATTGTCACTGGTAAACAAATTGTTGGTTACATACAAAAAACAAAACACATAGTTCAAAATAAAATTTATCCAAAAATTATCCCAAGTAATAATATAAAAAAAAATAATTACATCAATAATAATAATGAAAAATATACTTTTAGCCCATCTGCTCGAAGAATGTATTCTAACAAAGATACAGATTTTTTAACAGATACAAATAATATAATAGATAATATCTCTAATAATTGTAATGATAATCATAAAAAAAAAAAAGAAAACATAATAAAAGTTCCAATGTCACATATACGTAAAAAAATAGCAGAAAAATTATTAAACACACGAAATAAAACTGCCATGTTAACAACATTTAATGAAGTTAATATGCAATCTATTATTCATATAAAAAATAAATATAGTCAAATATTTCAAGAAATACACCATATTAAATTAGGATTTATGTCTTTTATTATCAAAGCAGTATTAGAATCTTTGAAAATTTTTCCAATTCTACACGCACAAATTGATAAAGATAACATCATATATAATAAATCTTTTGATATTAATATAGCTGTTTCTACTAAAAAAGGATTAATTACCCCAGTAATTAAAAAAGTAGATAAGATGTCTATGGCGGATATAGAAAAAAAAATTAAATATTTTATAGAAAAAGGAAATGAAGGTAAATTAGAATTATCAGATTTAGTAGGAGGAAACTTTACGATTACTAATGGAGGGGTATTTGGTTCATTATTATCTACACCGATGATAAATTTTCCTCAATCTGCAATATTAGGAATGCATGCTATAAAAGATAGAGTAATAGCAATAGAAAAAAAAATTAAAATTGTTCCCATGATGTATTTGGCTTTATCTTATGATCACAGATTAATTGATGGGAAAGAAGCTATTGGATTTTTAAATAAAATAAAAAATATATTAGAAGATTTTTCTAGAATTTTATTAAATATTTAA
- the gpmA gene encoding 2,3-diphosphoglycerate-dependent phosphoglycerate mutase — MKNTQLVLMRHGESTWNQLNQFTGWTDVKLSVQGKKEAKLAGKLLKKKKFIFDVAYTSLLKRAIHTLWIVLKKIDQSWITVKKNWRLNERHYGKLQGLNKKYISEKYGEKQVEKWRRDFKIIPPCINVQNHEIFCNDPKYKKLKKKNIPTAESLQSTLQRVIPYWEKKILLDLNKQKNVLIIAHGNSLRALIKYLSNIDDNEISNLHIPTGIPIVYTFNKTISREYTLLSN, encoded by the coding sequence ATGAAAAATACTCAATTAGTACTTATGAGACATGGAGAAAGTACTTGGAATCAATTAAATCAATTTACAGGATGGACTGATGTAAAATTATCAGTACAAGGTAAAAAAGAAGCAAAATTAGCCGGAAAATTACTCAAAAAAAAAAAATTCATATTTGATGTAGCTTATACTTCCTTATTAAAAAGAGCTATTCATACATTATGGATAGTATTAAAAAAAATAGATCAATCATGGATAACAGTAAAAAAAAATTGGAGACTTAATGAACGACATTATGGAAAGCTACAAGGGTTAAATAAAAAATATATATCAGAAAAATATGGGGAGAAACAAGTAGAAAAATGGCGTAGAGATTTTAAAATTATACCTCCATGTATCAATGTACAAAATCATGAAATATTTTGCAATGACCCAAAATATAAAAAATTAAAAAAAAAAAATATACCAACTGCAGAAAGTTTGCAGTCAACTCTTCAAAGAGTAATTCCTTATTGGGAAAAAAAAATTCTATTGGATCTAAATAAACAAAAAAATGTATTAATTATTGCTCATGGTAATTCATTAAGAGCATTAATAAAATATTTATCTAATATTGATGATAATGAGATATCTAATTTACATATTCCTACTGGTATTCCAATAGTATACACTTTTAATAAAACAATTTCACGAGAATATACATTATTAAGTAATTAA
- the pfkA gene encoding 6-phosphofructokinase, with protein sequence MIKRIGVLTSGGDSPGMNAAIRAIVRTGLNEKLEIFGIYDGYLGLYENRMIKLTRNSVSNMLNKGGTFLGSSRFPEFNQKNIRYEAIKNLKKNNIDNLIIIGGNGSYIGAKKLNNMGVSCICIPASIDNDVTGTDYTIGYFTALQTIVEAIDRLRDTSSSHQRISIVEVMGRNCGDLTLAAAIAGGCEFIIIPEIPYKQELLLQEIKNGIKKNKKHAIIAITECICNVNQLAKYIEIFTQRETRATILGYIQRGGIPVAYDRILASKMGAYAISLIIKKYKGKCISIKNEKIIHHDIEISANHVKQQNKYELFKLAKKLY encoded by the coding sequence ATGATTAAAAGAATTGGAGTTTTAACAAGTGGAGGTGATTCTCCAGGAATGAATGCTGCTATTCGAGCAATAGTGCGTACCGGGCTAAATGAGAAATTAGAAATATTTGGTATATATGATGGATATTTAGGATTATATGAAAATAGAATGATAAAATTGACTCGCAATAGTGTATCTAATATGCTAAATAAAGGAGGTACATTTTTAGGATCATCTCGATTTCCGGAATTTAATCAAAAAAATATACGTTATGAAGCAATAAAAAATTTAAAAAAAAATAATATAGACAATCTAATAATTATTGGAGGAAATGGATCATATATAGGAGCGAAAAAATTAAATAATATGGGTGTTTCTTGTATTTGTATACCAGCATCAATTGATAATGATGTTACTGGAACAGATTATACTATTGGTTATTTCACAGCTTTACAAACAATAGTAGAAGCTATTGATCGTTTACGAGATACATCATCTTCACATCAGAGAATATCAATAGTAGAAGTAATGGGAAGAAATTGCGGTGATTTAACTTTAGCAGCAGCAATAGCGGGTGGATGTGAATTTATTATTATACCAGAAATTCCTTACAAACAAGAATTGTTATTACAAGAAATAAAAAATGGTATTAAAAAAAATAAAAAACATGCCATTATTGCAATTACTGAATGTATTTGTAATGTCAATCAATTAGCAAAATATATTGAAATATTTACGCAACGTGAAACAAGAGCTACAATATTAGGGTATATACAAAGAGGAGGTATACCGGTAGCATATGATCGAATTTTAGCATCAAAAATGGGTGCATATGCAATATCGTTAATTATAAAAAAATATAAAGGAAAATGTATTAGTATTAAAAATGAAAAAATTATCCATCATGATATTGAAATATCTGCTAATCATGTCAAACAACAAAATAAATATGAATTATTTAAATTAGCAAAAAAATTATATTAA
- the tpiA gene encoding triose-phosphate isomerase, whose product MKKFTVIGNWKLNGNNNFVDKFIIKLKKYFLDNPIFYKIVLAPPLLYVHHFTSNIREKNFFIGAQNVDIHISGSFTGEISVDMLQDNGIKYVIIGHSERRKFHHESNEIIAKKFSLLKQRNMVPILCIGETLEEKKQNKTQLICSKQIDDILKYVGENAFKNSIIAYEPIWAIGSGYSATAREIQNINNFIKNYISDYSNVKRNEIITQYGGSVDDLNIEEFFMQDDIDGVLLGGASISLHKFIKILQLIHNLKI is encoded by the coding sequence TTGAAAAAATTTACTGTGATTGGAAATTGGAAATTAAATGGTAATAATAATTTTGTAGATAAATTTATTATAAAATTAAAAAAATATTTTTTAGATAATCCTATTTTTTATAAAATAGTACTTGCTCCTCCATTATTATATGTGCATCATTTTACTAGTAATATACGAGAAAAAAATTTTTTTATTGGTGCACAAAATGTTGATATACATATTTCAGGTTCTTTTACTGGTGAAATTTCTGTGGATATGTTACAGGATAATGGAATAAAATATGTTATTATTGGACATTCTGAACGAAGAAAATTTCATCATGAAAGTAATGAAATAATTGCAAAAAAATTTTCTTTATTAAAACAAAGAAATATGGTTCCAATATTATGTATAGGAGAAACTTTAGAAGAAAAAAAACAAAACAAGACACAATTAATATGTAGTAAGCAAATTGATGATATATTAAAATATGTTGGAGAAAATGCTTTTAAAAATTCTATAATTGCTTATGAACCTATATGGGCCATAGGTTCTGGATATAGTGCAACAGCACGAGAGATTCAAAATATTAATAATTTTATAAAAAATTATATTAGTGATTATAGTAATGTTAAAAGAAATGAAATTATTACTCAATATGGAGGTTCGGTAGATGATCTTAATATTGAAGAATTTTTTATGCAAGATGATATAGATGGGGTTTTATTAGGGGGTGCATCAATTTCACTTCATAAATTTATTAAAATATTACAATTGATACATAATTTGAAAATATAA
- the rpsA gene encoding 30S ribosomal protein S1, with amino-acid sequence MNESFAQLFEKSLTKVNIKTGSIISGAVIDIQGDMVLIDSGLKSESYIPIEQFKNNNGQLEVKIGDYVDVALDAIEDGFGETVLSREKAKRHESWIKLKQAYQDSQSVVGVISGKVKGGFTVELNELRAFLPGSLVDIRPIRDTNHLEGKELEFKIIKLDQKRNNVVVSRKAVIESETNAERNQLLLNLKESMEVKGIVKNLTDYGAFIDLGGVDGLLHITDMAWKRVKHPSDVVSMGDEITVKVLKFDRDKTRVSLGLKQLSEDPWNAILTRYPVRSKVNGTVTNLTDYGCFVEIEEGIEGLVHISEMDWKNKNIHPTKVVNIADSVQVMILDIDQERRRISLGLKQCQPNPWMIFAQSHKKGMHLTGKVKSVTEFGIFVGLEGGIDGLIHLSDISWVHSDESLLKKYKKGDIITAVLLQVDFDRERVSLGIKQLKPDSFNKYIKQNKKNDIVPGKVISISNDIAIIQLSDEIIGNINFKNISSKLQIGDLIEAKFNSFDKKERMIYLSLELNYSNIENGKKMFLKKFKEDVYYNISNSIIF; translated from the coding sequence ATGAATGAATCATTTGCACAATTGTTTGAAAAATCTTTAACAAAAGTAAATATTAAAACCGGATCTATTATTTCTGGGGCAGTAATAGATATTCAGGGAGATATGGTTTTGATAGATTCTGGATTAAAATCTGAATCTTATATTCCTATTGAACAGTTTAAAAATAATAATGGTCAGTTAGAAGTGAAAATTGGAGATTATGTTGATGTTGCATTGGATGCAATAGAAGATGGTTTTGGAGAAACTGTATTATCTCGTGAAAAAGCAAAAAGACATGAATCTTGGATAAAATTAAAACAAGCTTATCAAGATTCGCAATCTGTAGTAGGGGTAATTAGTGGAAAAGTGAAAGGAGGTTTCACAGTTGAATTAAATGAATTGCGTGCCTTTTTGCCAGGATCTTTAGTGGATATTAGACCTATTAGAGACACCAATCATTTAGAAGGTAAAGAATTAGAGTTTAAAATTATCAAATTAGATCAAAAAAGAAATAATGTTGTTGTTTCTAGAAAAGCAGTGATTGAATCTGAAACCAATGCTGAAAGAAATCAATTATTATTAAATTTAAAAGAAAGTATGGAAGTTAAAGGGATAGTAAAAAATTTGACGGATTATGGTGCTTTTATTGATTTAGGTGGAGTTGATGGATTATTGCATATTACTGATATGGCTTGGAAAAGAGTAAAACATCCTAGTGATGTTGTGAGTATGGGGGATGAAATTACCGTTAAAGTATTAAAATTTGATCGCGATAAAACTAGAGTTTCTTTAGGATTAAAACAACTTAGCGAAGATCCTTGGAATGCGATTTTAACTCGTTATCCTGTAAGATCTAAAGTGAATGGGACAGTTACTAATTTAACAGATTATGGTTGTTTTGTAGAAATTGAAGAAGGGATTGAAGGATTAGTGCATATTTCTGAAATGGATTGGAAAAATAAAAATATTCATCCTACTAAAGTAGTGAATATTGCAGATTCTGTACAAGTTATGATTTTAGATATTGATCAAGAAAGACGTCGTATTTCTTTAGGTTTAAAGCAATGTCAACCAAATCCGTGGATGATTTTTGCTCAATCTCATAAAAAGGGTATGCATTTAACAGGTAAAGTTAAATCTGTTACTGAATTTGGTATTTTTGTTGGTTTAGAGGGTGGTATTGATGGATTAATACATTTATCAGATATTTCGTGGGTACATTCTGATGAAAGTCTTTTAAAAAAATATAAAAAAGGTGATATAATTACAGCTGTTCTTTTACAAGTTGATTTTGATAGAGAAAGAGTTTCTTTAGGTATTAAACAGTTAAAACCAGATTCTTTTAATAAATATATTAAACAAAATAAGAAAAATGATATTGTTCCAGGGAAAGTGATATCCATTTCTAATGATATAGCAATTATTCAATTATCTGATGAAATTATCGGTAATATAAATTTTAAAAATATTTCATCTAAATTACAAATTGGAGATTTAATAGAGGCTAAGTTTAATTCTTTTGATAAAAAAGAAAGAATGATATATCTAAGTTTGGAATTAAATTATTCAAATATTGAAAATGGAAAAAAAATGTTTTTAAAAAAATTTAAAGAAGATGTTTATTATAATATATCAAATTCAATTATTTTTTAA
- the cmk gene encoding (d)CMP kinase, whose protein sequence is MNVHKVITIDGPSASGKSILSVSLSKYLKWFVLDSGVLYRIIAFLFLKHKCNFSQEHYIYILDKLENYFIYQDGYINCLTYRDIKHVDLMSHQVTSVSSKLATIAYIRNVLLFKQRLFLRKPGLIASGRDMGTVVFPNAILKFFLQSTLITRVHRRMCDFNNLGINISFNDLYNTMKKRDYRDINRKYSALKPANNAIIINSDNMTFFELLNYVISYVNKFI, encoded by the coding sequence ATGAATGTACATAAAGTGATTACAATAGATGGACCCAGCGCTTCTGGTAAAAGTATTTTATCTGTTTCTTTATCTAAATATTTAAAATGGTTTGTTTTAGATTCTGGTGTACTATATAGAATTATTGCTTTTTTATTTTTAAAACATAAATGTAATTTTTCTCAAGAACATTATATATATATACTTGATAAATTAGAGAATTATTTTATTTATCAAGATGGATATATAAATTGTTTAACATATAGAGATATTAAACATGTAGATCTTATGTCTCATCAAGTAACTTCTGTTTCTTCTAAATTAGCTACTATTGCATATATACGTAATGTATTATTATTTAAACAAAGATTATTTTTACGTAAACCTGGATTAATTGCTAGTGGTCGTGATATGGGTACAGTTGTTTTTCCTAATGCAATTTTAAAATTTTTTTTACAATCGACATTAATTACTCGTGTGCATCGTAGAATGTGTGATTTTAACAATTTAGGTATTAATATTAGTTTTAATGATTTATATAATACTATGAAAAAAAGAGATTATAGAGATATAAATAGAAAATATTCTGCTTTAAAACCTGCAAATAACGCTATAATTATTAATTCTGATAATATGACTTTTTTTGAATTGTTAAATTATGTTATAAGTTATGTTAATAAGTTTATCTAA
- the aroA gene encoding 3-phosphoshikimate 1-carboxyvinyltransferase, translating into MLNYLTLDPVSSIYGNIHLPGSKSISNRLLLISAIATGKTYLKNLLYSDDVQCMLYALKSLGINYVINWDKKTCVIQGNKNIFDNNNKLSLFLGNAGTAMRPLTAVLALQKREIVLTGDSRMQERPIKDLVDSLRQGGSNIKYMNKKYFPPICVKGGFVGGDIEINSNISSQFLTSLLIAAPLAKFNTNIVIKNDLTSKPYVDMTLKIIKDFGVYIKNNNYKSFFIPGNQQYVSPGKYFIEGDASSASYFLAAAAIKGKSICIHGINKNSIQGDIKFLDVLEMMGAKIVWGENCVTCYKGILKHVYLDGNNIPDAAMTVAILALFANDTSKIYNIYNWRVKETDRLHAMSTELKKIGSIVQEGKDYLYINPPKKFFHSHINTYNDHRMAMCFSLLSLSGTPITIKNPNCVAKTFPKYFTELLKVSH; encoded by the coding sequence ATGTTAAATTATTTAACTTTAGATCCTGTTTCTTCAATATATGGTAATATACATTTACCAGGATCGAAGAGTATTTCAAATAGATTACTATTAATATCTGCAATTGCTACCGGAAAAACTTATTTAAAAAATTTGTTATATAGTGATGATGTTCAGTGTATGTTATATGCATTAAAAAGTTTAGGTATTAATTATGTTATAAATTGGGATAAGAAAACTTGTGTTATACAAGGTAATAAAAATATTTTTGATAATAATAATAAATTATCATTATTTTTAGGTAATGCAGGTACTGCTATGAGACCATTAACAGCAGTATTAGCATTACAAAAAAGAGAAATTGTATTAACTGGTGATAGTAGGATGCAAGAAAGACCAATAAAGGATTTAGTAGATTCTTTACGACAAGGGGGTTCAAATATTAAATATATGAATAAAAAATATTTTCCTCCTATTTGTGTTAAGGGTGGTTTTGTTGGAGGAGATATTGAAATTAATAGTAATATTTCTAGTCAATTTTTAACATCTTTATTAATAGCTGCTCCTTTAGCAAAGTTCAATACTAATATTGTTATTAAGAATGATTTGACTTCTAAACCATATGTTGATATGACTTTAAAAATAATCAAGGATTTTGGAGTATATATTAAAAATAATAATTACAAATCTTTTTTTATTCCAGGTAATCAACAGTATGTTTCTCCTGGAAAATATTTTATTGAAGGAGATGCATCTTCAGCATCATATTTTCTTGCAGCTGCTGCTATTAAAGGAAAGTCAATATGTATTCATGGAATAAATAAAAATAGCATACAAGGAGATATAAAATTTTTAGATGTTTTAGAAATGATGGGAGCTAAAATTGTTTGGGGAGAAAATTGTGTTACATGTTATAAAGGTATTTTAAAACATGTCTATTTAGACGGGAATAATATTCCAGATGCTGCTATGACTGTTGCTATACTTGCATTATTTGCAAATGATACGAGTAAAATTTATAATATATATAATTGGAGAGTAAAAGAAACAGATAGACTACACGCTATGAGTACTGAATTAAAAAAAATTGGCTCTATAGTACAAGAAGGTAAGGATTATTTATATATTAATCCACCTAAAAAATTTTTTCATTCTCATATTAATACTTATAATGATCACAGAATGGCTATGTGTTTTTCATTATTATCTTTATCTGGTACACCTATTACTATTAAAAATCCCAATTGTGTTGCTAAAACTTTTCCCAAATATTTTACTGAATTATTAAAAGTGAGTCATTAA
- the serC gene encoding 3-phosphoserine/phosphohydroxythreonine transaminase — MKKKIYNFSAGPSMLPTEVMLYAQKQFLNWKNTGCSVLEISHRSLDFNTVVEESTKYLRNLLNIPEEYIILFCSGGARGQFSSIPLNLLGNCNKADYIDSGYWSYHAMVEAKKYCTPKHIIVKKKINNKYSIMNMNHWPLSKNSAYMHFCPNETIEGVAIYEEPNFIHRKVIGDFSSCLLSRVIDIKKYDLIYASAQKNIGSSGITIIIAKSNLLGQVHPLIPSIMDYKNIFKNQSMFNTPATFSWYLSSLVLKWMKNMGGVQYFQKLNAKKAKFLYTKIDESDFYINDIDKYNRSQMNITFRLRDCSLNDMFINKSIKFGLKFIKGHKIIGGFRASIYNAMSFSGVRKLVDFMKYFEKRFG; from the coding sequence ATGAAAAAAAAAATATATAATTTTAGCGCTGGTCCAAGTATGCTTCCGACAGAGGTTATGTTATATGCACAAAAACAATTTTTAAATTGGAAGAATACTGGTTGTTCTGTTTTAGAAATTAGTCATCGAAGTTTAGATTTTAATACTGTTGTAGAAGAATCTACAAAATATTTAAGAAATTTATTAAATATTCCTGAAGAATATATTATTTTGTTTTGTAGTGGTGGAGCTAGAGGGCAGTTTTCTTCTATTCCTTTAAATTTATTAGGAAATTGTAATAAAGCAGATTATATTGATAGTGGATATTGGTCTTACCATGCCATGGTAGAAGCTAAAAAATATTGTACACCAAAACATATTATTGTTAAAAAAAAAATAAATAATAAATATTCTATCATGAATATGAATCATTGGCCATTAAGTAAAAATTCGGCTTATATGCATTTTTGTCCTAATGAAACTATTGAAGGTGTTGCAATTTACGAAGAACCAAATTTTATACATAGAAAAGTAATAGGTGATTTTTCTTCTTGTCTTTTATCTCGTGTTATTGATATTAAAAAATATGATTTAATCTATGCTAGTGCTCAAAAAAACATTGGATCTTCTGGAATTACTATAATTATTGCAAAAAGTAATTTATTAGGTCAGGTACATCCATTGATACCATCTATTATGGATTATAAAAATATTTTTAAAAATCAATCTATGTTTAATACACCAGCAACATTTTCTTGGTATTTATCTAGTTTAGTTTTAAAATGGATGAAAAATATGGGAGGTGTACAATATTTTCAAAAATTAAATGCTAAAAAAGCTAAATTTTTATATACAAAAATAGATGAAAGTGATTTTTATATTAATGATATCGATAAATATAATAGATCTCAAATGAATATAACATTTCGTTTACGTGATTGTAGTTTAAATGATATGTTTATAAACAAATCTATAAAATTTGGATTAAAATTTATTAAAGGTCATAAAATTATAGGTGGTTTTAGAGCTTCTATATATAATGCTATGTCATTTTCAGGGGTAAGGAAATTGGTTGATTTTATGAAATACTTCGAAAAAAGATTTGGATAA
- the serS gene encoding serine--tRNA ligase: MIDPNLLKYNSDLLCDNLRNKGFVLNIKIFQNLEYKRKKRQINIENLRSKYNFLSKQFKYIKKNIFFLNNLKLQIFKIKNLLIWNNKKLNIVKKKINKFLLSIPNIIDITVPHGKDFHDNKIINIWGKVKTFHFKICDHVDLGNKNNGLDWITASKISSSGFVFMNNKLAWLHRILGQFMLDIHTKKHGYIETYIPYLVNKKSMYGTGQLPKFKEELFYVSTIINQHKVDKYILIPTAEVSLTNLFSNKIINSNNLPVMLTAYSPCFRAESLSYGVNNRGLVRMHQFDKVEILQMNTVENAMESLEQVTHHAEVILQLLDLPYRKVLLCSGDTGFAACKTYDLEVWFPSENKYREISSCSNMSDFQSRRIKAKYFKKNIKKKFFLHTINGSGLAIGRTLAAILENYQCSNGKIKIPDILRKYYMNGIEFI; encoded by the coding sequence ATGATTGATCCAAATTTATTAAAATATAATTCTGATTTATTATGTGATAATTTAAGAAATAAAGGATTTGTTTTAAATATAAAGATTTTTCAGAATTTGGAGTATAAAAGAAAAAAAAGACAAATAAATATTGAAAATTTAAGATCGAAATATAATTTCTTGTCTAAGCAGTTTAAATATATTAAAAAAAATATTTTTTTTTTAAACAATTTAAAATTACAAATTTTTAAAATTAAGAATTTATTAATTTGGAATAATAAAAAATTAAATATAGTAAAAAAAAAAATTAATAAATTTTTATTATCCATACCAAATATAATTGATATTACTGTACCTCATGGAAAAGATTTTCATGATAATAAAATTATAAATATATGGGGTAAAGTGAAAACATTTCATTTTAAAATTTGTGATCATGTTGATTTAGGTAATAAAAATAATGGTTTGGATTGGATTACTGCTAGTAAAATATCAAGTTCTGGTTTTGTCTTTATGAATAATAAATTAGCTTGGTTACATAGAATTTTAGGTCAATTTATGTTAGATATACATACTAAAAAACATGGATATATAGAAACATACATACCATATTTAGTAAATAAAAAAAGTATGTATGGTACAGGCCAACTCCCTAAATTTAAAGAAGAATTATTTTATGTTTCTACTATCATTAATCAACATAAAGTTGATAAATATATTTTAATACCTACCGCTGAAGTTTCTTTAACTAATTTATTTAGTAATAAAATAATTAATTCAAATAATTTACCTGTGATGTTAACTGCATACTCTCCTTGTTTTCGGGCAGAAAGTTTATCTTATGGAGTTAATAATCGTGGATTAGTACGTATGCATCAATTTGATAAAGTAGAAATATTACAAATGAATACTGTTGAAAACGCTATGGAAAGTCTAGAACAAGTAACACATCACGCAGAAGTAATTTTACAATTATTAGATTTACCATATCGTAAAGTATTGTTGTGTTCTGGAGATACCGGTTTTGCTGCTTGTAAAACATATGATTTAGAAGTTTGGTTTCCTTCTGAAAATAAATATAGAGAAATTTCTTCTTGTTCTAATATGTCAGATTTTCAATCAAGAAGAATAAAGGCCAAATATTTCAAAAAAAATATTAAAAAAAAATTTTTTTTACATACAATTAATGGATCTGGTTTAGCTATTGGAAGAACTCTTGCTGCTATATTAGAAAATTATCAATGTTCTAATGGTAAAATTAAAATTCCTGATATATTACGTAAATATTATATGAATGGTATAGAATTTATATAG
- the trxB gene encoding thioredoxin-disulfide reductase codes for MDNMKTNNIKKLIIIGSGPAGYTASIYAARANLKPILITGLQKGGQLTTTNNIENWPGRLQNTKGIELMNDMEKHALKLNTRIIQEEVLKIDFSKKILQIILEKKKYFSYAVIIATGSSPRYLGLKNEKEFLGRGISTCATCDGFFYKNKEVAIVGGGNTAIEEALYLSNIVSVIHLIHRNTSFKAEKILMNRLMQQVKKKKVILYTNYIVNKIIIKNQKIQSIQIISDYLSKKKTICISGLFIAIGSIPNTQIFAKHIKTKSGYITIQKKYNNITTQTNIPGVFAAGDVVDTIYKQAITAAASGCRAALDAEKYLTTLNI; via the coding sequence ATGGATAATATGAAAACAAATAACATCAAAAAATTAATCATTATTGGTTCTGGACCAGCAGGATATACAGCATCTATATATGCTGCTAGAGCTAATCTAAAACCAATATTAATTACAGGATTACAAAAAGGAGGACAATTAACTACAACAAATAACATTGAAAATTGGCCAGGTAGATTACAAAATACTAAAGGAATAGAATTAATGAATGATATGGAAAAGCATGCACTTAAATTAAATACAAGAATTATACAAGAAGAAGTACTAAAAATAGATTTTTCAAAAAAAATATTACAAATTATCTTAGAAAAAAAAAAATATTTTAGTTATGCGGTGATTATTGCTACAGGATCTTCTCCCCGTTATTTAGGATTAAAAAACGAAAAAGAATTCCTTGGGCGAGGAATATCAACTTGTGCAACATGCGATGGTTTTTTTTATAAAAACAAAGAAGTGGCAATAGTAGGAGGTGGAAATACAGCAATAGAAGAAGCATTATATTTATCTAATATTGTTTCTGTAATACATTTGATACACCGTAATACTTCCTTTAAAGCTGAAAAAATTTTAATGAATAGATTAATGCAACAAGTAAAAAAAAAAAAAGTTATATTATATACTAATTATATTGTTAATAAAATTATAATAAAAAATCAAAAAATACAATCTATTCAAATTATTTCTGATTATTTAAGTAAAAAAAAAACAATTTGTATATCAGGATTATTTATTGCTATTGGAAGTATTCCCAATACACAAATTTTTGCAAAACATATAAAAACAAAATCTGGATATATAACAATACAAAAAAAATATAATAATATTACTACACAAACCAATATACCTGGTGTTTTTGCAGCAGGAGATGTTGTAGATACAATTTATAAACAAGCCATTACAGCCGCGGCAAGTGGATGTAGAGCAGCTTTAGATGCAGAAAAATATTTAACTACATTAAATATATAA